The region CAATCGGTAATAATCGATATCAACATTCGATAACTCAAAGATTGAATTCAACGCGGCCATAATGCCAACATGGTTGGTCGCAAGTTCAGTAGGTGCAACCCAAGTGGTCATTTGTACTGGGAACGACACTAACAACAAAACATAAGCTGCCATAGCAGGGTTAAATATGTTGTTTCCTAAGCCACCATAGAGATGTTTTACGATCACAATAGCAAAAAGGCAGCCTATTAACGTCATCCACCAAGGCGTTAGCGGGGGAATTGCTACGGCAATTAAAAGTGCCGTTACGAGGGCGCTATTGTCTGATAAAGCATCCTTGATAGGTTTGTTTCTTAACTTCATTACGCAGGCTTCAGCGCTTAATGCGACTGTCACAGCAAGGACAATTTGTATTAAAGTTCCCATTCCAAAAAAGTAGGTCTGCGCCAAAATACCTGGAATTAAGCAGTAGGCAACGCGTAACATAACTTTGTTGGTATGCAGTGTGGTACTAACATGTGGTGATGATGCTATTTTAAATGCCATGTTTATTCCTCTTCACTCAACTTACGTTGATTAGCAAGCTTCTTTGCCTTCGCTTTAGCGACAGCGGCTGCAATTCTAGCTTTCTTGTCATCAACAGGCACATGAGTTGGTTCTGATATCTTAGTCTGTTCAATAATGTCAGTGTCTAAGTGTTGATTTAAAGCTGGAGCTTCTGCAGTTTGACTCGCTGCTAATTTCTTCGCTTTGGCTTTTGCTACAGCGGCAGCGATTTTAGCTTTCTTGTCATCAGCGGGTTGTTGAGCGTGTTCAGCTGACTCAGCTTGCTCTGTAATAATAGAATCTACATTTTGATTCATAGCTGGAACGCCTGAAGTTTGACTCGCTGCTAACTTCTTGGCTTTGGCTTTCGCTACAGCGGTAGCGATTTTGGCTTTCTTGTCATTAACAGGCACATGAGCTGCTTCTGCTATCTCAGTCTGTTCAATAATGTCAGTATCTAAGCTTTGATTTAAAGTTGGAGCTTCTGCAGTCTGACTCGCTGCTAATTTCTTCGCTTTGGCTCTAGCTACCGCGGCAGCTATTTTAGCTTTTTT is a window of Shewanella donghaensis DNA encoding:
- the rsxD gene encoding electron transport complex subunit RsxD, whose protein sequence is MAFKIASSPHVSTTLHTNKVMLRVAYCLIPGILAQTYFFGMGTLIQIVLAVTVALSAEACVMKLRNKPIKDALSDNSALVTALLIAVAIPPLTPWWMTLIGCLFAIVIVKHLYGGLGNNIFNPAMAAYVLLLVSFPVQMTTWVAPTELATNHVGIMAALNSIFELSNVDIDYYRLGIDGHTMATPLDTFKTDLSMGLTSGESLQKSVFDGVAGVGWLWVNVAYLIGGLIMLKLKVIRWHISTGILLAIFICAGIGFLLNPSTHASPLLHLFSGGTMLCAFFIATDPVTAATSPRGRLLFGAIIGVLIFVIRTYGGYPDAVAFAVLLANMCAPFIDYYIRPRSYGHRAGN